The genomic stretch GGTGCCTATGAAAACGGAACAGTAACCATTAATAATCATATTTCACTCAATGAAGTTAATATAAAAGATTGGCATCAAATGATTGGTGTAATTCAAGGAAGTGTTAAGATATTTCCAACATATGCACTTGAAAATATTGTAATGGAAGACTATACGCTTTCTAATAAAATACACCGCTTTGAAGATATTCACGAATTTATACAAGAATATGGTTTTGACGATTTTATACAAAGCTTGCCACAAGGATATGCAACTATATTGGGCGAAAGTGGCGTAAACTTATCGGGCGGACAAAAACAAATACTAGCACTGATTCGTGTATTATACAAAAAACCACAATTATTAATTCTGGACGAGTTTACTTCTGCAATGGATAGAAACACCGAACACTTTGTGTTGCAATTGTTAAAACGCTTAAAATATAAAATCAGCATCATATTTATATCACACCGACTGCATTCATTAAAACAAATAGCAGATCACATTTACGTGATTGAAAACGGAGAAACAATTGTAAATGGAAGCCACAAAGAACTGCTAAGAACCGCTAATTTTTATAGTGATTTTTGGACGGATATTTTAAATAAAAAAGAAGCCTTGAAGTTGATTTTATAAACAAATTTAAAAAACCCCATCAAAACTATTTAAGTGTTGTTAATAGCCATTAATATTCATAAAAATAGGTGTGGAAGATATACATGTAAATTTCCTTATTGTAGTACTTGTAATGGAGATTCTAATCATTGTCTTTATCGTTTTATACTATAAAGGAAAGCTAACATTTAAGAAGAAACTGAAAAAGAGAAATAACGTTGATGATGAAATTGAGAATGAATTGAAAAATAATAATTAGCAT from Kordia antarctica encodes the following:
- a CDS encoding ATP-binding cassette domain-containing protein, with the protein product MLQFESLHIENLSIQLVGQKQLLKSINIQLIKNQCNAIVCKNEVEQNTFSQILQKKGAYENGTVTINNHISLNEVNIKDWHQMIGVIQGSVKIFPTYALENIVMEDYTLSNKIHRFEDIHEFIQEYGFDDFIQSLPQGYATILGESGVNLSGGQKQILALIRVLYKKPQLLILDEFTSAMDRNTEHFVLQLLKRLKYKISIIFISHRLHSLKQIADHIYVIENGETIVNGSHKELLRTANFYSDFWTDILNKKEALKLIL